Proteins encoded within one genomic window of Kibdelosporangium phytohabitans:
- a CDS encoding class I adenylate-forming enzyme family protein — protein MLLQRIGNHGIKLGTLFERAAKAHPANVLILDHDLDVAPEFGRRATMTEVAELVADLASRLWSVRVRPGDRVVVYKSDGFDITLLACAIARIGAVPVLLSPKLDGATVSELLRRTDRPTLVTDQGKLEGDLPAGVFDLVARALITSGSWPGAVELRGLAGVERVPAVIAPPGHPTLITHTSGTTGTPKLAVHTGRSLQARYRPQAAVTWPILRRRETIAIHVSFVHSRLVTALGISLLRGYPIVVLADATLSHVADMFAQVRPGIIEAHPNVYMAWEELADDPRRPLSNVKLFSSTFDAIHPRTVQRLLGATSRRSPVFGQIYGQSEVGPAVLRGFSKRRKAEDDGRCVGWPVPGMTDVRVVSRDGKPPSATNPGFIEVRSDGRVVTYLGEQSRYDKQVSQDGWWRMGDVGYRTRWGCVHLLDREVDVIEGFGSTLAAEDKLFARLDNLAEVIIVPGADGKPVPVVCMKDDQPLDRAAWHAAVSGLPEMAPPVQWRMADLPQTATMKIKRLELARLLSANQVD, from the coding sequence ATGCTTCTGCAGCGTATTGGAAATCACGGCATCAAACTGGGCACGCTCTTCGAGCGAGCGGCGAAGGCGCATCCGGCGAACGTCCTGATCCTCGATCACGACCTCGACGTCGCTCCCGAGTTCGGCAGGCGCGCGACGATGACGGAGGTCGCCGAGCTGGTGGCGGACCTCGCTTCCCGGCTCTGGTCCGTGCGTGTGCGGCCGGGGGACCGGGTCGTGGTCTACAAGTCCGACGGCTTCGACATCACGCTCCTCGCCTGTGCCATCGCGCGGATCGGCGCTGTGCCGGTGCTGTTGTCGCCGAAACTGGACGGCGCGACGGTCAGCGAGCTGTTGCGCCGCACGGACCGGCCGACGCTCGTGACCGACCAGGGCAAACTGGAGGGCGACCTGCCCGCCGGGGTGTTCGACCTCGTCGCCCGCGCGCTGATCACCTCGGGCAGCTGGCCAGGGGCGGTCGAACTGCGCGGGCTGGCCGGCGTCGAACGCGTGCCCGCGGTGATCGCGCCCCCTGGGCATCCGACGTTGATCACCCACACCTCGGGCACGACGGGCACGCCGAAGCTGGCGGTCCACACCGGACGGAGCCTGCAGGCGCGTTACCGCCCGCAGGCGGCCGTGACGTGGCCCATTCTGCGCAGGCGCGAGACGATCGCGATCCACGTGTCCTTCGTGCACTCCCGGCTCGTGACGGCACTGGGCATCTCGCTGTTGCGCGGGTACCCGATCGTCGTCCTCGCCGACGCGACGTTGTCCCATGTCGCCGACATGTTCGCCCAGGTGCGCCCCGGCATCATCGAGGCGCATCCGAACGTGTACATGGCGTGGGAGGAACTGGCTGACGACCCGCGCAGGCCGTTGTCGAACGTGAAGCTGTTCAGCAGCACGTTCGACGCCATCCACCCCAGGACCGTGCAGCGCCTGCTGGGCGCGACAAGCCGCAGATCCCCGGTGTTCGGCCAGATCTACGGGCAGAGCGAGGTGGGACCGGCTGTCCTGCGCGGCTTCTCCAAGCGGCGCAAGGCGGAAGACGACGGCCGCTGCGTGGGCTGGCCCGTCCCGGGCATGACGGACGTCCGGGTGGTCAGCCGCGACGGCAAGCCGCCGTCGGCCACGAACCCGGGTTTCATCGAGGTCCGCAGCGACGGCCGGGTCGTGACCTATCTGGGTGAGCAATCACGTTACGACAAGCAGGTTTCCCAGGACGGCTGGTGGCGCATGGGTGACGTGGGCTACCGGACCCGCTGGGGGTGTGTCCATCTGCTCGACCGCGAGGTCGACGTGATCGAGGGATTCGGCAGCACGCTGGCCGCCGAGGACAAGCTGTTCGCGCGGCTGGACAACCTCGCCGAGGTCATCATCGTCCCCGGTGCGGACGGCAAGCCCGTACCGGTGGTGTGCATGAAGGACGACCAGCCGCTCGACCGGGCCGCGTGGCACGCCGCCGTGTCGGGCCTGCCCGAGATGGCGCCGCCGGTGCAGTGGCGGATGGCCGACCTCCCGCAGACCGCGACCATGAAGATCAAACGGCTCGAGCTGGCCCGCCTGCTGTCGGCGAACCAAGTCGACTGA
- the coaD gene encoding pantetheine-phosphate adenylyltransferase: protein MRVVFPGSFDPATQGHLDVARRAAGMFDEVVVCVLTNPGKAGRLPLAERLALLTDMTSDLANVTVDSSSGRLLVDYCREAGIGTVIRGMRNLADVAHELPMAQMNRHLTGIETLFVPADPAQAHVSSTLITATTRK, encoded by the coding sequence ATGCGCGTCGTATTCCCCGGCTCCTTCGACCCGGCCACCCAGGGACACCTCGACGTGGCGCGCCGGGCCGCGGGCATGTTCGACGAAGTCGTCGTGTGCGTTCTGACCAACCCGGGGAAGGCCGGCCGGCTCCCCCTCGCCGAACGGCTGGCGCTGCTGACCGACATGACCAGCGACCTGGCCAACGTCACGGTGGACTCCAGCAGTGGCAGGTTGCTGGTCGACTACTGCCGCGAAGCGGGCATCGGCACGGTCATCCGGGGCATGCGCAACTTGGCGGACGTGGCACACGAGTTGCCGATGGCTCAGATGAACCGGCACCTGACCGGCATCGAAACGCTGTTCGTCCCGGCCGATCCCGCGCAGGCGCACGTCTCCTCGACCCTCATCACGGCCACGACCCGGAAGTAG
- a CDS encoding 3-hydroxybenzoate 6-monooxygenase — protein MAEIVIVGGGIGGLATALAVARHGHSVLVLERADRFGEIGAGIQLAPNGMHALERLGLEEKVRALAVNVDELRFMDGITGEHVVSMPLTESYRRRFGNPYVVVHRAELHTVLLDACRASPGIKLRGGATAAGYEQDATSATVVLTTGERVTGDAVIGADGINSALRGHLVGDGEPRVSGITVYRAVIPMESVPVELRWNAVTWWAGPKCHFVHYPIAGGKYLNLAASSDDGATVAFAGVPASKTHVRDEFAKLGRTPRRLLELGEDWKSWVLVDREPVDEWTDGRVTLLGDAAHPMLHYAAQGACMSLEDAVVLGDLLDCSAAELAGRFVQYNAVRRGRTARVQRLSRQSIQLWHPAGARASDRNEMLSSMSTTDLHDYIAWMHGARQFDNPVVPA, from the coding sequence ATGGCCGAGATCGTCATAGTCGGTGGCGGCATCGGAGGTCTCGCCACCGCGCTCGCTGTCGCCCGGCACGGGCACAGCGTGCTGGTCCTGGAGCGCGCCGACCGCTTCGGCGAGATCGGCGCGGGCATCCAGCTGGCACCGAACGGGATGCACGCGCTCGAACGCCTCGGGCTGGAGGAAAAGGTCCGCGCCCTCGCCGTCAACGTGGACGAGTTGCGGTTCATGGACGGCATCACCGGCGAGCACGTGGTGAGCATGCCGCTCACCGAGTCCTACCGCAGGCGCTTCGGCAACCCGTACGTCGTGGTGCATCGAGCCGAGTTGCACACCGTCCTGCTGGACGCCTGCCGGGCGTCGCCGGGGATCAAGCTGCGCGGCGGTGCCACGGCGGCAGGGTACGAGCAGGACGCCACGAGCGCGACTGTCGTGCTCACCACAGGAGAGCGGGTGACGGGTGACGCGGTGATCGGTGCCGACGGCATCAACTCCGCGCTACGCGGCCATTTGGTCGGCGACGGTGAGCCCAGGGTTTCGGGCATCACGGTGTACCGCGCCGTCATCCCGATGGAGTCGGTGCCCGTGGAGCTGCGGTGGAACGCCGTGACGTGGTGGGCGGGCCCCAAGTGCCACTTCGTGCACTACCCGATCGCCGGCGGCAAGTACCTGAACCTGGCGGCCAGCAGCGACGACGGGGCGACCGTCGCCTTCGCCGGGGTACCGGCGAGCAAGACGCATGTGCGCGACGAGTTCGCCAAGCTCGGCCGCACGCCCCGGCGGTTGCTGGAGCTGGGGGAGGACTGGAAGTCGTGGGTCCTGGTCGATCGTGAACCGGTGGACGAGTGGACCGACGGCCGCGTGACCCTGCTCGGCGACGCTGCCCACCCGATGCTGCACTACGCGGCCCAGGGCGCGTGCATGAGCCTCGAGGACGCTGTCGTCCTCGGTGATCTGCTCGACTGTTCGGCGGCCGAGCTGGCCGGGCGGTTCGTCCAGTACAACGCCGTGCGCCGGGGCCGGACCGCCAGGGTTCAGCGCCTGTCAAGGCAAAGCATCCAGCTGTGGCATCCCGCGGGCGCGCGGGCGTCGGACCGCAACGAGATGCTGTCGTCCATGTCCACAACGGACCTGCACGACTACATCGCGTGGATGCATGGTGCGCGCCAGTTCGACAACCCCGTTGTGCCAGCCTGA
- a CDS encoding SgcJ/EcaC family oxidoreductase has translation MNTTHIDEQARETELAAIKQVVAAVQHAQQNELVEEFAGLFRADAIWTTGGGKRLFGRDEISAFTRQVLPGGMKGLAVTLDVTHVLFIRADVAAVKVRQVYVSTDGQPSESEGEGTPLFVMSKEDGHWRLVACQNTGVLDS, from the coding sequence ATGAACACGACACACATCGACGAACAGGCACGCGAAACCGAGCTCGCGGCGATCAAACAGGTGGTCGCCGCCGTCCAGCACGCGCAGCAGAACGAACTCGTCGAGGAGTTCGCCGGCCTGTTCCGGGCCGACGCGATCTGGACGACAGGCGGCGGCAAGCGCCTGTTCGGCCGCGACGAGATCTCGGCGTTCACCCGGCAAGTGCTTCCCGGCGGGATGAAAGGCCTCGCGGTCACACTCGACGTGACGCACGTGCTGTTCATCCGAGCCGACGTCGCCGCCGTCAAAGTGCGTCAGGTGTACGTGAGCACAGACGGACAACCGTCCGAGTCCGAGGGCGAGGGCACACCGCTGTTCGTCATGTCCAAGGAAGACGGGCACTGGCGTCTGGTCGCCTGCCAGAACACGGGGGTGCTCGACTCGTAA
- a CDS encoding AfsR/SARP family transcriptional regulator, giving the protein MTPAVEINVLGSWEVSVDHRSVVVPPGHQRALLSALLLSAGRPVTCDVLAIQLWGDRPPENVRGTLSTYVARLRRVLGKSAILSYPGGGYMLCTDGAEMDLYRFRALLRQAQENLCTDEELDLLRQALSLWRGCPFIGVESTWLEHEIVPLLTEEWFAATERCIDLETAGGAFRESVVELSQLTAAFPLRESLWFRLIDALHRSGRRADALAAYQEVRVILQDELGIDPGEELQALHQRVLRDAPGTEAAWPGQQIAGPPRQLPPDNVKFVGRHDDLAELERLVADVGGAQNSADQSTVIVAIDGAPGIGKTTLAVHWAHRMVERYPDVQIYLNLRGHSGDGPVRPSAAIEAVLRSLGVPTERIPADLEERSALLRSTLAGRRSLVLLDNARDAAQVRALCPSTNSLVIVTSRNQLRALCFRDGAQRLSLPRLCDDDAVELLGAALGSERVAAEPQAARRLAALCDGLPLALVIVAEHAQRTNSLSEVAETLADEMNGPDAFDSSTGKELYAALSWSYRMLTPLSAAMFHKLGLHPAGAMCLDAAAAIADLPVARAKHVLDQLVDEHLVEQPQPDRYELHDLIRLYAAEEARRNESGETRRDAVQRVLDWYLHATVSADSVLQPGRLRDFVRPLKPRVLPPRPADQRMAIAWFEREFDVLQSIVRFAATHGWGGHAWRIALAMSTFLDRRVTWREGAEILETALQAARSANDRVGEGYALNTLACLQLDKGDLALARDNLEQAVDCFTDEAHQAGEMMALSNLSLVLAKVGEPQLGLRTCATARDLAERIGFQRGIANNYNNMGVAHVAMDDHKRAIDCFLQADTLLDELGDIEPLSLNQYELGRAYAATHRYAESIRMMRKAANGFSQLGSRRWHAVVLIDLGKAISSAGHPRWARKPWAAALDVMRDLADPRAEELETLLGRTCPRRDGNPSFH; this is encoded by the coding sequence GTGACCCCTGCGGTCGAGATCAATGTGCTCGGCTCGTGGGAAGTCTCCGTGGATCACCGCAGTGTCGTGGTGCCACCGGGACACCAGCGCGCGCTGCTGTCCGCACTGCTGTTGTCGGCCGGGCGGCCGGTCACGTGCGATGTCCTGGCCATACAGCTCTGGGGCGACCGGCCACCGGAGAACGTGCGGGGAACGCTCTCCACCTACGTGGCACGCCTCCGGCGTGTTCTGGGCAAGTCGGCCATCCTCTCCTATCCGGGCGGCGGCTACATGCTGTGCACGGACGGCGCCGAGATGGATCTGTACCGATTCCGCGCGCTGCTGCGGCAGGCCCAGGAGAACCTCTGCACCGACGAGGAACTCGATCTGCTGCGCCAGGCCCTGAGCCTGTGGCGGGGCTGTCCCTTCATCGGCGTGGAGTCCACCTGGCTGGAGCACGAGATCGTCCCGCTGCTCACCGAGGAGTGGTTCGCGGCGACCGAACGGTGCATCGACCTGGAAACCGCCGGCGGCGCGTTCCGCGAGTCGGTCGTCGAGTTGTCGCAGCTGACCGCCGCCTTCCCCTTGCGTGAATCACTCTGGTTCCGGCTGATCGACGCGTTGCACCGGTCCGGTCGCCGTGCCGACGCGCTGGCGGCCTACCAGGAAGTCCGCGTGATCCTGCAGGACGAGTTGGGGATCGACCCCGGCGAGGAGTTGCAGGCTCTCCACCAGCGTGTGCTGCGGGACGCCCCGGGCACGGAAGCCGCGTGGCCGGGCCAGCAGATCGCCGGGCCCCCGCGTCAGCTTCCACCCGACAACGTCAAGTTCGTCGGCAGGCATGACGACCTGGCGGAGCTGGAACGCCTGGTCGCCGACGTGGGCGGCGCCCAGAACAGTGCCGATCAGTCGACGGTGATCGTGGCGATCGACGGCGCGCCCGGCATCGGCAAGACGACGCTCGCCGTGCACTGGGCCCATCGGATGGTCGAGCGGTACCCGGATGTCCAGATCTATCTGAACTTGCGCGGCCATTCAGGGGACGGACCGGTCCGGCCGTCCGCCGCCATCGAGGCGGTGCTGCGCTCACTGGGGGTGCCGACGGAGCGCATCCCGGCCGATCTCGAGGAACGGTCGGCGCTGCTGCGCAGCACCCTCGCGGGTCGCAGAAGCCTCGTCCTGCTGGACAACGCCCGGGATGCCGCCCAGGTCCGCGCGTTGTGCCCCAGCACGAACAGTCTGGTGATCGTCACCAGCCGCAACCAGCTGCGGGCGCTGTGCTTCCGGGATGGCGCCCAACGACTCAGCCTGCCGCGGCTGTGCGATGACGATGCCGTCGAGCTGCTCGGGGCCGCGCTCGGCTCCGAACGTGTCGCGGCCGAGCCGCAGGCCGCGAGGCGGCTGGCCGCGTTGTGCGACGGACTGCCGCTTGCTTTGGTCATCGTGGCCGAGCACGCCCAGCGGACGAACTCGCTCAGCGAGGTGGCCGAGACCCTCGCCGACGAGATGAACGGACCCGACGCCTTCGATTCCAGTACGGGCAAGGAGTTGTACGCGGCGCTGTCGTGGTCCTACCGGATGCTCACGCCGCTGTCCGCCGCGATGTTCCACAAGCTCGGGCTGCATCCGGCCGGTGCGATGTGCCTCGACGCCGCCGCGGCCATCGCGGACCTCCCCGTGGCACGAGCGAAGCACGTGCTCGACCAGCTCGTCGACGAGCACCTCGTGGAGCAACCGCAGCCCGACCGCTACGAGTTGCACGACCTCATTCGGCTGTACGCGGCCGAAGAAGCACGCCGCAACGAAAGCGGCGAGACACGCCGGGACGCCGTCCAGCGTGTCCTGGACTGGTACCTGCACGCCACGGTCAGCGCCGATTCGGTGCTGCAGCCGGGACGGCTCCGCGACTTCGTCCGCCCGCTCAAGCCCCGGGTGCTCCCGCCGCGACCAGCCGACCAGCGCATGGCCATCGCCTGGTTCGAGCGGGAGTTCGACGTGCTGCAGTCGATCGTCCGGTTCGCCGCCACGCACGGCTGGGGCGGTCACGCGTGGCGGATCGCTCTGGCCATGTCCACCTTCCTGGACCGCCGGGTGACCTGGCGTGAGGGCGCGGAGATCCTCGAGACGGCGCTGCAGGCGGCCCGGTCCGCCAATGACCGGGTCGGCGAAGGGTACGCGCTGAACACGTTGGCCTGCCTGCAACTCGACAAGGGCGACCTGGCTCTGGCCAGGGACAACCTGGAGCAGGCCGTCGACTGTTTCACCGACGAGGCACACCAGGCCGGCGAGATGATGGCGTTGTCCAACCTGAGCTTGGTCCTCGCCAAGGTGGGAGAGCCGCAGCTCGGGCTGCGAACCTGTGCCACCGCACGAGACCTCGCCGAGCGAATCGGTTTCCAGCGAGGTATCGCCAACAACTACAACAACATGGGCGTGGCGCACGTCGCCATGGACGACCACAAACGCGCCATCGACTGCTTCCTGCAAGCCGACACCCTGCTCGACGAGCTGGGCGACATCGAGCCGCTGTCACTCAACCAGTACGAACTGGGACGCGCCTACGCGGCCACACACAGGTACGCGGAGTCGATCCGGATGATGCGCAAGGCTGCCAACGGCTTCAGCCAGCTCGGCAGCCGGCGCTGGCACGCCGTCGTGCTGATCGACCTCGGCAAGGCGATCAGCAGCGCCGGTCATCCGCGATGGGCACGCAAGCCGTGGGCTGCCGCTTTGGACGTGATGCGGGACTTGGCGGACCCGCGCGCCGAGGAACTGGAAACCCTCCTCGGGCGGACGTGCCCACGACGGGACGGCAATCCGTCGTTCCACTGA
- a CDS encoding MFS transporter: protein MSLSDAPPQQELRATPRMWLSVLTVAVGIFSMITAEQLPVGLIPAMSDQLGVSVGTAGLTVTVPGVIAAFASIGLPLAVGRLDRRVLLAVLLAVMAVGSVVSALAPSFTVLIVSRVLVGITIGGFWAIAGSIAVRLVPGPSIPRALTIVFGGVGAAAVLGVPVGTIIGEAVGWRGAFWALAGLSVVVLIAALFLLPALPASEPVRVSALRAQLRNPVLVAGIVATALLIAGHYGAYTFVSPVLLDISGTSSSIIGLLLLGYGVVGMVGNVIAGSWASKAAGRTMSAIVIVLGAALVLFPLLGVTPWTGAALLLVWGLAYGAAPVTLQTWVLSAAPNHAEAATAIYCFVFNLAIALGALASSVIVDAINVQSVLWIAAALVLLVLLTVRRAPRPAPAQ from the coding sequence GTGTCCTTGTCCGACGCACCACCCCAGCAAGAGCTGCGAGCCACACCGCGGATGTGGTTGAGCGTACTCACTGTCGCGGTCGGCATCTTCTCGATGATCACCGCCGAGCAGCTGCCCGTCGGCCTGATCCCGGCAATGTCCGACCAGCTGGGTGTCTCGGTCGGCACCGCGGGTCTGACGGTCACGGTTCCCGGCGTCATCGCGGCGTTCGCGTCGATCGGCCTGCCGTTGGCGGTGGGCCGGCTCGACCGGCGTGTGCTGCTGGCGGTCCTGCTTGCCGTGATGGCCGTCGGCAGCGTGGTCTCGGCTCTGGCCCCGAGCTTCACCGTCCTCATCGTCTCCCGGGTGCTGGTCGGGATCACCATCGGCGGGTTCTGGGCTATCGCGGGCAGCATCGCGGTCCGGCTCGTACCCGGACCGTCCATCCCGCGTGCGTTGACGATCGTCTTCGGCGGCGTCGGCGCTGCCGCTGTGCTCGGTGTGCCGGTGGGCACGATCATCGGTGAAGCGGTGGGCTGGCGCGGCGCGTTCTGGGCGCTCGCCGGGCTGAGCGTCGTCGTGCTCATCGCCGCGCTCTTCCTGCTCCCGGCGTTGCCGGCCTCCGAACCCGTGCGTGTGTCGGCGTTGCGCGCGCAGCTGCGCAATCCGGTTCTCGTGGCCGGTATCGTCGCCACCGCACTGCTGATCGCCGGTCACTACGGCGCCTACACCTTCGTGAGCCCTGTCCTGCTGGACATCTCGGGCACGAGTAGCTCGATCATCGGACTGCTGTTGCTGGGGTACGGCGTCGTGGGCATGGTCGGCAACGTGATCGCCGGTTCGTGGGCGTCCAAAGCGGCTGGGCGCACGATGTCGGCCATCGTGATCGTGCTCGGTGCCGCACTGGTGCTCTTCCCGCTGCTCGGCGTGACGCCGTGGACGGGCGCCGCGCTGCTGCTGGTGTGGGGCCTTGCCTACGGTGCCGCTCCGGTGACGCTGCAGACCTGGGTGCTGAGCGCGGCTCCGAACCACGCCGAGGCGGCCACGGCGATCTACTGCTTCGTGTTCAACCTCGCGATCGCACTGGGGGCGCTGGCGAGCAGTGTCATTGTCGACGCCATCAACGTGCAGAGCGTGCTGTGGATCGCGGCGGCACTCGTGCTGCTCGTGCTGCTGACCGTACGGCGCGCACCGCGGCCGGCGCCAGCTCAGTAA
- a CDS encoding winged helix-turn-helix transcriptional regulator, whose amino-acid sequence MDITDSAFCPRYHRAVEVIGKRWTGAILRAMLLDVTRFADLRSVVPGLSDRMLTERLKELQDEGIVERIVHAETPVRIEYRLTEKGHELHDAVYALSRWADRWIPLEIST is encoded by the coding sequence GTGGACATCACCGACAGCGCGTTCTGCCCGCGGTACCACCGCGCGGTCGAAGTCATCGGAAAACGGTGGACCGGCGCGATCCTCCGGGCGATGCTCCTCGACGTCACCCGGTTCGCCGACCTGCGGTCGGTCGTTCCCGGGCTGAGCGACCGCATGCTCACCGAGCGCCTGAAAGAGCTTCAGGACGAGGGCATCGTCGAGCGGATCGTCCATGCCGAAACCCCGGTGCGGATCGAGTACCGGCTCACCGAGAAGGGCCATGAGCTGCACGACGCGGTGTACGCGTTGAGCCGCTGGGCTGATCGCTGGATCCCGCTCGAAATCAGTACGTGA
- a CDS encoding PucR family transcriptional regulator gives MPGFAAPREVAFEAAVEDGLRAVADDVALMAANRWRAWILLVQRVPPSRALVDAVADRITSRFRRLGDERAHLVFGLGGTVTALGEVVTSYRQALLAARAALLLPGFGTLARWGELGPYELLLKLPPEDLLNASRVPALAAVDAEDTHDVLISPLSAFDHGGNIQRTADSLRVHRTTLYQRLKRIEQISGCSLDSGDDRLMPHLGLKLRVIAAAHRDHPNR, from the coding sequence GTGCCCGGCTTCGCGGCACCGCGGGAGGTCGCGTTCGAGGCAGCGGTCGAGGACGGGCTGCGAGCCGTCGCCGACGACGTCGCCCTGATGGCGGCGAACCGCTGGCGCGCGTGGATCCTGCTCGTGCAGCGGGTTCCGCCGTCCCGGGCCCTCGTCGACGCGGTCGCCGATCGGATCACGAGCCGCTTCCGGCGGCTCGGCGATGAGCGGGCGCACCTGGTGTTCGGGCTCGGCGGTACCGTGACGGCCCTCGGCGAGGTCGTCACGTCCTACCGGCAGGCGTTGCTGGCCGCTCGTGCGGCTCTGCTGTTGCCTGGTTTCGGGACGCTCGCCCGCTGGGGCGAGCTGGGTCCCTACGAGCTGCTGCTGAAGCTCCCGCCCGAAGACCTCCTCAACGCGTCGCGGGTTCCGGCGCTCGCGGCGGTGGATGCCGAGGACACGCACGACGTCCTGATCTCCCCACTGTCCGCCTTCGACCACGGCGGCAACATCCAGCGCACCGCCGACTCGCTGCGCGTCCACCGCACCACGCTGTACCAGCGCCTCAAGCGGATCGAGCAGATCAGCGGGTGCAGCCTGGACTCCGGCGACGACCGGCTCATGCCGCACCTCGGGCTCAAGCTGCGGGTCATCGCCGCGGCCCACCGCGACCACCCGAACCGCTGA